Part of the Xenopus tropicalis strain Nigerian chromosome 3, UCB_Xtro_10.0, whole genome shotgun sequence genome, CCAAACTGAGAGAATTGTGGCTCAGGAATAATCCTATTGAAAGTATTCCATCTTATGCCTTCAATCGGGTACCATCTTTGATGCGCCTGGACCTTGGAGAGTTAAAAAAACTGGAGTATATTTCTGAGGGGGCTTTTGAAGGATTGTATAATCTGAAGTATCTTAACCTTGGGATGTGTAATATCAGAGACATGCCAAACCTTACACCATTGGTGGGACTAGAGGAACTAGAAATTTCTGGGAACAACTTTCCTGAGATAAAACCAGGATCTTTTCACGGTTTGAGATCACTGAAAAAATTGTGGATTATGAACTCGCAGATCAACACCATAGAGCGTAATGCTTTTGATGATTTGACATCCTTGGTTGAATTGAATTTGGCTCACAACAATGTGACCTCCCTGCCACATGACCTTTTTGCCCCTCTAAAATATTTGGTGGAATTACACTTGCACCATAATCCATGGGACTGCGACTGTGATGTTCTTTGGCTTTCCTGGTGGCTGAGAGAGTATATTCCCACCAATTCCACATGTTGTGGTCGTTGCCATTCCCCGCCGCACATGAGGGGGAAGTATGTGGTGGAGGTGGACCATTCAATGTTTCAGTGCTCAGCCCCTTTTATAATGGATGCTCCTAGGGATTTGAACATCTCTGAAGGGAGAATGGCGGAGCTCAAGTGTAGAACTTCTGCCATGTCCTCTGTTAGGTGGCTATTGCCCAATGGAACTGTGTTGACCCACGCTTCCAATCATCCGCGAATCACCATCCTTAATGATGGGACATTAAACTTCTCACAGGTCCTGCTCACTGATACTGGTGTCTACACATGCATGGTAACAAATGTGGCGGGAAACTCTAATGCTTCAGCTTATCTCAACGTCAGCACGGCAGAGCTTAACACTTCCAACTATAGTTTCTTCACAACTGTCACTGTGGAGACAACAGAGGTGGCTCCTGAAGACAT contains:
- the lrrc4 gene encoding leucine-rich repeat-containing protein 4 — its product is MNFLWLVTVHHTWKAVLFSAIYLMVHMWISCAAYSGPQSCPSVCSCSNQFSKVVCTRRGLSEVPQGIPSNTRSLNLMENNIQMIQADTFRHLHHLEVLQLGRNSIRQIEVGAFNGLASLNTLELFDNWLTVIPSGAFEYLSKLRELWLRNNPIESIPSYAFNRVPSLMRLDLGELKKLEYISEGAFEGLYNLKYLNLGMCNIRDMPNLTPLVGLEELEISGNNFPEIKPGSFHGLRSLKKLWIMNSQINTIERNAFDDLTSLVELNLAHNNVTSLPHDLFAPLKYLVELHLHHNPWDCDCDVLWLSWWLREYIPTNSTCCGRCHSPPHMRGKYVVEVDHSMFQCSAPFIMDAPRDLNISEGRMAELKCRTSAMSSVRWLLPNGTVLTHASNHPRITILNDGTLNFSQVLLTDTGVYTCMVTNVAGNSNASAYLNVSTAELNTSNYSFFTTVTVETTEVAPEDISMIFKPVPTTSTGYQPAYTTTTTVLIQTTKMPKQVAVPTSDAGDKMQTSLDEVMKTTKIIIGCFVAVTLLAAAMLIVFYKLRKRHQQRSTVAAARTVEIIQVDEDIPSGSPTGVSGEGAVVLPTIHDHMNYNTYKPAHHGAHWTANSIGNSLHSTITTISEPYIIQTHTKEKVQETQI